The genomic stretch ttacattttattttgttatttgattaAGCCCAGACACCTCATATTAAGAGGAAGTttggaaaaagaaaatttaaagtaacaatttgtccattttatttggactgttgagctctgTGGCCATGGATAATgatatttcactgtaaaaatacagcaaccagccactttttaatgcgttttatttatgccaatatgcatttcgggtttgcacccatcttcagctggcaaattacatggatcttcagttaccacagtagtacaatctcgacagcagttcggatgctgcagcaggcctgtgcaaaagcaacgattccaatcatttccttcaatttcgcgagtttaaagttatgcACTATCAgttgtaaaatgaacaactgaagatccatgtaatttgccagctgaagatgggtgcaaacccgaaatgcatattggcattaataaaacgcattaaaaagtggctggttgctgtatttttacagttaAAAATTTAAAGCTCACCACTTTTAGCATATTCCTCAAGCACAAACTTATTGTTTCTAACTGGTCTGAGGTTAAATACTGTTATCTGAATAAGCAAGATCTCAATAATTCTACCCAGTCTTTATGAACTTACACTCTGCACCACAGTGTGAACTGATAGTGACTAGAATCTGCATTTAGTAGGCAAATaccctactgactgagctatccagacaCGACCTGCCTCACAGCACTACTGCCGCCAGTGTCTCTCTCCTACATTCCAGTCTTTGCAtaattctccacaatatcctttcttccaagggtGTTAGTCTAGCAGGCTATAGACGAcaacttctgtgacgtttggaaggtaggaggcaaggtactggtggaagtgcaGCTGTGAGGGCAGGCTGTGTGTGGGTAGCCCAGACAGTAGAGCAATGGTCTGTGAAAGGCAGGAGGTTTCAGTTCTAATTAAAATTGTTCCTCCTGAATAATTCCTGGTACATCTTAAGACTTAACTCCATTAACAGGAAACTAAATTTCGATGAACAAGCACAATActgccatttttttgtgtgtaaaggCTGATCTCGGATGTGCGGTCTGGACACAAATTGCTGTTACCCTATGCCACCACTGCCCAAGTAAAAACCACATTGTCAATCCTGGAAACGACACCGCCTAAGTTTCACTTCAACCTAACGACAACTACCAGCCAGGAACGAAATTGTAAACTCTTCTAAGCATGAGTATATGCAGCACTCTTTCATACCGCTGAACGGACGAAGTAGCAACTGCTGTAGATAAGCAGTGTCACTCACttatttctgtgacgagagacttCTGGGTAATAAGAAGGCCTTCGGAACAGTCCTGACACTTACCAACACTACCTATTAGTTTGAACAGAAGGGATCTGTGAAGACCAGTTGAAATAGGAAATATTTGAGTTCTAAAGCTACATTTGGCAAATTTAGTACATCTGATAGAGCAGTAGTGGGGGTTCATATTTCCCTTACATTTGACATTGCAGTAACGTTGCTATCAGTGGATGTGAGTTCGTATAATGTGAATGTTCGGAGACATCTGTACACACTTATCTCAACAGAAAGGTGCCAatccgagggttggaacttaaaatagtggcagctatttattcacaaccgatacaaaagagttacatgtctgcacctgttactgtccttcaaagtagtcaccagcgctgtggAGAACCCGTTGCAAGTGATGTGgcaggcgtagtataccgttaacagagcctgttttgttgatggtgcgaatggagcggtctaaagttatggcgattcccttgtacgactgtgatggtgttaccctaacgcattacgttcctgctGGGaaaaccgtcaatgcacagtattactgtgcagccagctttgtgaaagaagcggcgacactttctgtgcaacccacgacaatgcgcgggcgcatacagcgcaagctgtggctgctatgttcggtcgatgggactgggaagtactgtaccatccaccatactccccggacttaagtccttgtgactttgatttgattactaagatgaaggaatcacttcgtggcattcgcttcagaactgttccagagattcgacaggcagtagaccattccattcgcaccatcaacagaacaggctctgcttacGGCATACtaggccttccacatcgctggcaacgggttctacacaacgccggtgactactttgaaggacagtaacaggtgcagacatgtaactcttttgcatcggttgtgaataaatagttgccactatttaagttccaactctcgtatttgCGGTATCAATGCATTATGCTCGCTATTTATAATCTTCTCTGCAACCCTGTAATACGCTGTGAAGACATGGGGGTCATATGAGACATTTAGGGATACAGTGCATTTTAATATAATTATTCTTTTATGATTTTTCACTGTCTGACAAACTTTTTTTCCGCAATTCTGCAGTATGATCCTCATTGGCGCGGAGGACAACAACAGTGCCGATGGCAGTGGCGGTTTGGCTACCAGGGTTGGATTAGCTGCAGGAAAAGCCAACATCGTACAGTGCACAACCAAGGCGGCAGTATTCTCCACGCACAAAACTGGTACACGACATCTTGCGTACAGCTGTGCCACCTGTAAGAAGAAATTTGCACATTTGCAGCACCTGGAAGAACACAAACATATAGACAGCCGTGAATTTCAGCATTCGTGCACCGTGTGTCACAAAACACTGAAAAGCAGCTCTACCTTGAAGGTCCACCTTCGTCTGCACACTGGTGAACGCCCGCATCGTTGCGACGTGTGTCAGAAGGCGTTCACAACCAGCGGCGCCCTGAGAGCACATTCACGTCAGCACACGGGTGAATGTCCGTACACGTGTGAAGTGTGTCACAAGGTGTTCAGGAGCCAAGGCACACTGTGGAGTCATTCGCGTCTGCATACGGGCGAACGTCCTCACGTCTGCAAAGTGTGTCACAAGAAATTCATCAGTAATAGCTGCCTGAAGAAACATTCGCGAGTGCACAACGGCTTACGTCAATTCACTTGTGACCTGTGTCTCAACATATTCACGGAAAAAGGTCTCCTTAATATGCACTCACAACCTTTCAGTTGCAGATTTTGTCACAAGAAATTCTTGTTTCCCAGCAGCTTGAACAACCATGTACGTGTGCACACTGGGGATCGTCCATTCAACTGTTGCGTCTGCCACAAGACGTTCACCTTAAGTTCGATCTTGGTGCAACCCTTGCAACTGCATTCAGGCTAATGCCCTTTTTGTTCTGACGCGTGCTGTAAGAGGTTAATGAGCCGACGTTGCATTGCGACAAACAAGAAGTTTGACATTTTGGACATGTCGTAAGCCTCCTGTTTGTACAAATAGCGTTTATTCTGAAACGTGATAAAGTTTTGCCATTCCTGTTACCTATTGCGACTGACTGTCGTCACCAAGTAAACAGAGTTACTACAACTTTGTGATACTCTTCGCTAGACACACAAACCTAGAGAACGCAGTCTGCATTAGAATGGGTGATGAGTATAATTATGGCTGCaccagaaatgaagatgataacgaAGACGTCCTAAAAGATGTTTCATAAAACTACAATTGCCTGTGACTCAGTTCATCATTActgtaatatgtaaactgaatatTGTAGTTTGAGCACTGCAATCCtaaaagtacactgacggaaaaaaatcgctacaccaaacagtaattaatgtagaggaatgaaatttagggaatacatttacTAAGTATATCTACGTCATTAACATTGCAAAAATGTTTAAGGTAAGcaagagataagccattgcaaatatgaaatgctggtccattaataacaggtgtaatcgCAAGagtgttgaatgcaggcatgcagatGTGGATGCATTGGTGttgcacaggtgctggatgtcagtttgtgggtgaAGTTCCACGtcttttgcacttggtcggtcattaGAGGAATGAGTAATGTtgtttgtgaatgatgctggagttgtcgtccgatgacgtcccatatgttcTTGATCAGAGACAGATTTGgtgtcgagcaggccaaggcaacatgtccacaGTCTTGGTTTGAACGgcggtatgtggacgagtgttatcctgttggaaaacaccccctggaatgctattcatgaacggcagcacaacaggtcatcAGACTGATATACACACTGTCGGTCAGGGAGCGTGGCATAACCATCAGAGTGCCCCTGCTGTCACACAAAACCACACCCCTGATGACAACTCAcaactccaggtgtatgtccagtgtggCTAGACTGCAGACAAATTGCTTGCAGGCTATGGgcggtctggctcggagctatccttgaagtaccggtaaccggtttgtaacagttcgttgtgtcagtgttgTGCAAACTACTgtgcaaattgctgctgcaggtgcagtacgacgcgacagagccacacgccgaacacgatggtcttccctgtccatagtgccacgtggccgtctcgaGCCCGCCCTTCTTTCGACCACACATTCCCGTGGCCACTGCTGTCAGCAGTCACGTATAATGACTACATTCCTGTCAGGTCTTTCTGCAGTGCCGCAGGAGAAACATCCATCTTCTcctagccatattacacgacctctttcaaactcagtgaggtgttgataatggtgtttttgtcgccttaaaggcattcttgactgacatcagttCACTACATCCAGTCTcacaggtaactaacgctcacgaacggtacagcgtgtatttaaagcaaacctgattttcatccgtatggtggcactactagcgccattcttacgcGACTGGCTCAAAAttagaatagacatcatctttcagacgtgtaaacacgcctaccatctttcgtttgtcacacaacttcttcttggtgctgcaattatTTTTGTCAGTGTGATAAAAGTGTAATCTTAGTATAATAGGTATTTGCAGTAAGCTTATTATATCGACTGCAGTTTGCTTCATACGATCAACCACAAAAGTGCAAAATGATCTAACTCGTGAAATATTCCTCATAGCCATAACTGTACTATGTCAAGTTGATTtaaaaaatatcagttcttgtgcATTGTCCACAATTAATAGTATCAAACCTGTCTTGCCTTAGTAAGAACAGAATACTTCAAGATGTAAAGAATTGCATAAAACTTCCATTTAGTTGCACATCAgtatcaaaagaaataaaaatgtgcaAATACACGCTGATAAAACTTTAGATGCTACCACATTTTGTTCTCTAAAGGGTAGTTCAATCAGAAAAGCGCTTTAGTGGATAATTTGTGTTAGGCTAATATGTGAGCTGTTACATCTGCTTGATAATGGTTACAATAATGGTCAGTTCACAAGGACTAACGAGGATGGTGTCGTATCACAAAATTTGACAACTACGAGTGTTCTGTGTATAAAACAGTTACTCCAGAGAGGAGACAATATTACATGCCAGACATACTTATATACCAGGTCGTTattattaaaatgcagctactggcAGAGATCCAACGTGGgcagtaattatcatatggcagcgaaacttggtagataaatTAAATGCGTTAATGTGTAACCTATTTACGCTCTGGaaacattagttccaattttggccaccaggtgcaaatctggctttGTGAGTGCACGAAAGACGCATAAAATATTTTCCTGCGTAGTGGGTTAGAAATGGGTCATGAGCAGAAAAGGTCAAGCGAGCGAGAAAGGCGTAACGGTGATTTTATTAACTGTCGATTACACAACATGTTCCATATGAGCATCACACAGGTCAACGGGATGCTATACAGCGtcaagatttgcacctggtagccaaaatttGAACTACTTTTTTTCGTTGTAAATCGGTTCCACGTCAGCATATCTACCAATTTTCGCTGCCTTACGACTTCGTGAGTACATGCACTTCAGTTGCAACCATctggtacactatatgatcaaaagtattcggacacctggccgaaaatgacatacaagttcgtggcgccctccatcggtaatgctggaattcaatatggtgttggcccactcttagcttgatgacagcttccactctcgcaggtaaaCGTTGGCGTTggcgttggaaggtttcttggggaatggcagcccattcttcacggagtgctgcactcaggagaggcatcgatgtcggtcggtgagacctggcacaaagtcagcgttccaaaacgtcccaaaggtgttttatgggattcaggtctggactctgtgtaggccagttcattacagggatgttatagtcgtgtaacgACTCTGCcataggtcgtgcattatgaaaaggtgctcgatcttgttgaaagatgcagtcatcatccccgaattgctcttcaacagtggggagcaagaaggtgtgacacggccacgcaaaacaacagggggtgcaagccccctccatgagaaacatgaaCACACTATAACTCTACCACCTCCGGATTCTACTGTTAGCACTAcaaatgctggcagatgacgttcactatgcatttgccatacccacaccctgccatcggatcggcacattgtgtaccgtgattcgtcactctacaacgcttttccactgttcaatcgtccaatgtttacgctccttacaccaagcaaggcgtcgttcggcatttactggAGTGATATGTGGCATATGAGCaatcgcttgaccatgaaatccaagttttctcacctcccgcctaactatcgtagtacttgcagtggatcctgatgcagtttggaattcctgtctggatagatgtctgcctattacacattacgaccctctccaactgtcggccgtttctgtcattcaacagacgagatcggtctGAACACTCTTATGCTACATatatcccttcacatttccacttcaatatgacatcggaaacagtggaccgggggatctttagaagtgtggaaatctcacgtacagacgtatgacccaagtgacacccaatcacctgaccacgttcgaagtccgttagttttgcggagcgccccattctactatctgacgatgtctaatggctactgaggtcgctgacatggagtaactggcagtaggtggcaatacaatgcacctattatgaaaaacgtatgttttggggggtgtccggtacttttgatcacacagtgtatatggtATAGTTAGAATTAAAGAGATTCTCGGAGGTACTGGGCAGATTAAAAGCTTAGATTTAAATCTTAAAAAAAGGTATCAAGCAAATAATTATATGCACTTCAGTCACACATAAGGAAACAATGTGAACATGCATAATGAAAAATAATGTGGCAGCAGTTTTGGAAATTGAAATTCAACCTCGAAGACTGGACGCAATCAGTTTAATTCTAATTGTTGAATTACGATTGATTTGTGTACATTACACAGGCCCTATATAGTTTTGGTAGAATGCTGCAGCGTCAAAAAGCAGTTCACTATATTCAGGTGGGGATACTGACCCATGTTAAATGGCGATAAGTGACAATAAAAACTGGTGGAATCGCTTTTCTTTATTTATAGGATATTGCTTGTAATATGGTTCGTATATATGTAATGGAGTGGCAGACAGTGTAGTTACCAGCTGCTAATGTATCAGAACGTTATGAACCAGTCCATAATCAAAAACAGTGACTAGGTTGTACATGACACAGAAATCTTTCACGTCgaatttgtgaagaaaaaaaaaagttgaatgtcAAGCTGGAGAACAGCGGAACTGTTGATTTTGTATCAGAAACAAAaacctgtaataaatttcaactaaatCTGTGATGCACTTTTTCTGGGACCCGTTGTCAGTTAAATAGCAGTTGCAGGCATCTTATACCAACAGCTGTTTCACAGCCCATGATTCTGCAATAGTTTTTGTCCGCTCGTAAGCTGCATCGTTAGTGGTCATATTACAGAAGGCATGCTTTGTTGTACTCCGCCATTTTTTCTGCTAACTGTTGCTATAGTGCTAACCTGTTGTATGTTAGATATGTTCCTGTTCGTGAAGTGTGtatataaattaatttaaatgaATGTTTCCATTATTTGTAAtttacataatttattttatttatcgtatgatgatacagagcttgggtcaaatataaaattttaaaagtatACAGTGTAAGAGATGACAAGCAAAATACAGGTACAGAACCAAATGTCCAAAGTATTATACTAAATTATGTACACATTACACAAGTTCTTAGATTTCTAAGTCCAATCTGTTCATCCAGTTGTGCTCTTCAGGTGATGCACggtggatgtcatttattgatccccTGAAGGCTCGTTTCGGTCATTCACCAACAATGGGGCAAGGTTACTCGCGTGTGTGGCATACCATAAATCACACGTGCCTCATGGGTGGTGCTAAATGAGTAATAACAACAGGATGAGACCGAACTGGCCGAAAAGGCCTCCCAGTCATAGAATGCAGTGCAAACAACCAAAAAGTGCTTCTCAGGATGCACAAGTTCTTAGAATTTACATAATGATCTCAACTTAATATCACGTGTAACACATAGAAATCAACGactgacagtggaacgtaaagccCGTTTACACATTTCACGGAGCGTGGGTTATATCACTTCTCATAATCGATTCTTGAAGCTGTTAATTTTCCTTTCGTTCACACGCTGCTTGACCTTTCCTCAGAAGCAAAACTCATAGTGTGTCAAGTCCAGCGTTTGTGATCGCCAGTGCAATGGTCCACCATGATCGATCCATATGCCaggaattacgaggggcgttcaataaataatgcaacactttgttTTACTCGGCCAAATTCGGTTGAAAGAATGCGGAATTAGTTGTGGGACATCGCAGAATATTCGCACTTCTGCTCCCATACTTTTTATGAGATTCCTATAGGTGGCGGAGctacacatagccttcaaaatgagtCTGTAAGagaagtacagggtgtccgaaaagtctttccctgattacataaattgataactcagggtagaagtaagatacaaatatgaaaatgGTGTCTAATTATTtataaactatcaaagtttttttcacacatcatttaacttccacatgagcacccttggtagcacatctaggcgatattcaatttccgtccacacattagccaacatcactggagggatcgattcaacgactgtggttatccattgccgcaaggtttcaagatctggtacacgtgttcggtagtcctcgtccttcacataaccccataaaaagaagtctaatggggttatgttaggagagcgtggaggccaaaccgttggcccatcacgaccaatccatcgcccaggaaaggtcatatcgagataggcacggacgtccaaaccccaataaggcggtgcaccgtcttgctgaaacaagacatctgggtgatactgaagcagctgaggaacagcatacagctgcaacatgtccagatacactgcagatgtgtggTAGCCTGAGCGAAGAAGAAtgacccgataattcgatcgtgcaatagcgcgcaccaaacattcacctttgtacTGCAtatggtgcactccatgacctcgccagggggttgtgaaccccaaatgcgcacattatggcgattcactactccactgacaaaaaaggtcgctccGTCGGAAatggcaattcgtctgagataaccatcatcgtcctcaatacgtaaTAGCATTTCGACCACAAAGTCATaccgacgtgtactgtcattgggcagcaaggcctgaacgatttgcactttgt from Schistocerca serialis cubense isolate TAMUIC-IGC-003099 chromosome 10, iqSchSeri2.2, whole genome shotgun sequence encodes the following:
- the LOC126424754 gene encoding zinc finger protein 679-like isoform X5; the protein is MESTGELEAVTMCGEIDIKEESKLETLEDPDAHEPLQLKKEESPPQEETISPPDAVHTKKEPELQKEVEASSCGIEPRSMILIGAEDNNSADGSGGLATRVGLAAGKANIVQCTTKAAVFSTHKTGTRHLAYSCATCKKKFAHLQHLEEHKHIDSREFQHSCTVCHKTLKSSSTLKVHLRLHTGERPHRCDVCQKAFTTSGALRAHSRQHTGECPYTCEVCHKVFRSQGTLWSHSRLHTGERPHVCKVCHKKFISNSCLKKHSRVHNGLRQFTCDLCLNIFTEKGLLNMHSQPFSCRFCHKKFLFPSSLNNHVRVHTGDRPFNCCVCHKTFTLSSILVQPLQLHSG
- the LOC126424754 gene encoding zinc finger protein 501-like isoform X4, with the translated sequence MESTGELEAVTMCGEIDIKEESVLTDPNWQLFEETEHIFIKEENVKLETLEDPDAHEPLQLKKEESPPQEETISPPDAVHTKKEPELQKEVEASSCGIEPRSMILIGAEDNNSADGSGGLATRVGLAAGKANIVQCTTKAAVFSTHKTGTRHLAYSCATCKKKFAHLQHLEEHKHIDSREFQHSCTVCHKTLKSSSTLKVHLRLHTGERPHRCDVCQKAFTTSGALRAHSRQHTGECPYTCEVCHKVFRSQGTLWSHSRLHTGERPHVCKVCHKKFISNSCLKKHSRVHNGLRQFTCDLCLNIFTEKGLLNMHSQPFSCRFCHKKFLFPSSLNNHVRVHTGDRPFNCCVCHKTFTLSSILVQPLQLHSG